The DNA window ACGAGGCCGACCGGATGGCCGACATGGGGTTCCTGCCCCAGGTGGAGTGGATCCTGCGCCACATCCCCGGCCAGCACCAGACCCTGCTCTTCTCGGCCACCCTCGACGGCGTGGTGGACACCCTGATCAAGCGCTACCAGACCGATCCGGCCATGCACGAGGTCGCCTCGTCGCAGGTCACCGTCGAGGAGATGCACCACCGGTTCCTGCACGTCCACGAGATGGACCGCGTCAAGGTCGCGGCGGCCATCGTGCGCAACTCGCACCGCACCATCGTCTTCGTGCGCACCAAGCGGGCCGCCGACCGGGTCGCCTCGGACCTGCGGCGCGAGGGGGTCGAGGCGGCCTCCATCCACGGCGACCTCCGCCAGAGCCATCGCGAGAAGGCCCTCGCCGACTTCTCGGCCGACAAGCTCCACGTGCTGGTGGCCACCGACGTCGCCGCCCGGGGCATCCACGTCGACGACGTCGACGTGGTCATCCACTTCGACCCGCCCGAGGACGCGAAGGCGTACCTGCACCGCTCGGGGCGCACCGCCCGCGCCGGTGAGTCCGGCGTGGTCGTCACCCTCGTGCTGTGGAACGAGGAGCTCGAGATCAAGCGGCTCCAGAAGCGGCTGAAGCTCGAGCAGCCCATCGTCGAGGTCTTCTCGAACGACCCCCGCCTCGCCGACCTGGTGGCCTGGGACCCGTCGACCGACCCGGTGGGCGGCTGAAGCTGCGCGCGGCTCCGCCGTCGGCCGTTGCGGCGGCTGCACGGGCGGCCGGTCTCGACCCCGAGGCCACGCTGCGGGCGGTGGTCGCCGAGGCCGCCGACGAGCTCGGCGTCCACCCGACCCGCCTGGGGCCGCTGGGGAGCGGGTCGGCGGGCGCCGACCGGCGTCGCCTCCAGGAGGCGTTGGCCGAGGGGGAGGCCGGTCCGGTGGTGGCGCGGCGCGCCGCCGGGCGTGACGGGGGGGTCGCCGACCTCCCCGACCGGCTGGGCGCCGTGCACCAGGTGCTCGTGGCCGACGGGGAGCGTCGTGCGCGGGGCGTGCACTACACCCCGGGTCGGGCCGCCGACGAGATCGTGGCGCTGGCCCTCGCCCGGTGGTTCGAGTCGGACGCCGCGGTCCTGCCGGAGGTGTGCGACCCGTCCTGCGGGGGCGGCGCGTTCTTGTTGGCCGCGGCGCGCGCCCTGGTGGGTCGGGGCCATCCCGTCGAGGCGGTCGTGCCGCGCCTCCACGGCATCGAGGTGGACCCCCTCGCCGCGCTGGTCGCGGTGGCCGCGGTCGGCGCGTGGGTGGCGACCGTTCGCCCCGGGGGCGCCGAGGTCGGCCTGCCCGACGTGTGCACCGGCGATGCCCTGGGCGACGACCCGTGGGCTCGTCTCGGCCGGCGGCCCGATGTCGTCGTCGGCAACCCGCCCTTCGGGGGCCAGCTGACGCGGCGCACCGCACGTCGCGGTGACGAGGTCGTCGACGCGGGCCGCCGCCTGGGCCGCCCGGCCGGCTACGCCGACACCGCCGCGCTGTTCCTGGCCCGAGCCCTCGACGAGGTCGCCACCCCCGGGGTCGTCGCCCTCCTGCAGCCCCTCTCCCTGCTGGCCACCCGCGACGCCGGGGTGGTGCGCGACCGGGTCGGGGTCGGGCGACTCCGCGACCTGTGGGTCCCGTCCGGGCGCCTCTTCGACGCCGCGGTGGCGGTGTGCGCCCCGATCGTGACCACGACGGACCGGCCGCCAGGGGCCCACGACGGCCCCGACGCCTCCGGCGCGGTCGCCGTCGTGGGCGACGGTCGCCGTTCCCTGGCCGTGCCCCGACACCGCCTCGCCGGTCGATCCACCTGGTCGCCGCTCTGGGCCGCCGTCGCCGGCGTACCCGAGGTCGATCTGGACCCCGCGGTGACGGTGGGCGACTGGTGTCGCGCCACCGCCGGGTTCCGCGACGAGTTCTACGCAGTGGCGGCCCTGGTCGCCGAGGACCCGGCCCCGGACCTCATCGGCCCGCCGTCGCCCGGCCGTTCACGGGTGCTCACCGCCGGGCTCGTCGACCCGGGAGCCACCGGCTGGGGCCGTCGTCCCGCCCGTCTGGGCGGTCGTCGCTTCGCGGCGCCCGTCCTCGACGTGGCCGCGGCGGCGGCGTCGCCCGAGCGCCGCCTCGCCGCCGCCGTCGCCGCCCGGTGCGCACCGAAGGTGGTGGTGGCCACCCAGACCCGTGTGGTGGAGGCGGTCGTCGACGACGACGGGCGCTACTGGCCGTCCGTCCCGCTCGTGAGCATCACCCTGCGGATCGGTCGCGACGACGCGCACCACCGATGGTCGGTGGCCGCCGCGTTGATGGCGCCCCCGGTCACCGCGTGGGTGCTCCACGAGGTCGGCGGCGCGGCCCGGTCACCCGGCGCGGTGAAGGTGAGCGCCCGCCAGGTGCTCACCGTCCCGCTGCCCGTCGACCACGGGGCGTGGCGCGAGGGCACCAACCTCCTGCGCCGCGCCGAGCCCTCGCCGCCGGCCCGTCGGGCGGCGTTGGTCGAGGCCGCGGGGGCGCTGACGGCCGCCTACGGGGTCACCGGACGCGACGCCGCGCAACTGATCGACTGGTGGGGCTCCCGCCTCGTGGGTCGAGGTGGCACTGCCGACGGCGGACGGTAGTTTTCCCGTTCGTGTTCCTGGCCGGCCGAGAGATCAGACGGGCGAAGCTCCGGTTCGGTCTCCTCGCCGGGGCCGTCGGGCTCCTCGTGTTCCTCATCATGTTCCAGCAGGCCCTGCTCGGCTCGCTGCTGAAGAGCTTCACGGGGGCCATCGAGAACCAGTCGGCCACCGTGCTCGTCTACAACGCCGAGGCCCGCAAGAACGTGGCCGGCAGCGTGATCCCGCCGCCGGTGCAGCAACAGGTCGAGGCCGTCGACGGCGTCGGGGCGTCCGCGCCCCTCGGCGAGGCCACGCTCACCCTCGAGGCGGGCGGCGAGCTCACCGACGCGTCGGTGTTCGGCTTCACCCCCGGAGGGCCCGGCGACCCCACGAGGCTGGTCGAGGGACGGCTGCCCGAGACCGCCACCGAGGCCGCGGCCAGCGGTGAGGACGCCGACGCCGGCTTCGGGCTCGGCGACACCGTCACGAGCGTCAACGGCGACGTCCGCCTGACCATCGTGGGCCTCACCGAGGAGAGCCGGTTCTCGGTCGCACCGACGATCTGGGTCACCTTCGACGGCTACACGGCGCTGCGCAAGGCCGCCAACCCCGACGCCCCGGCGGTGCTGCCGTCGCTCATCGCCATCACACCGGCCGACGGGGTCACCCCCGACGAGCTCGCCGCCCGGATCGGCGCCCAGGTGGAGGGCGTCGACGCCCTCACCCGCACGCAGGCCGTCGCCGAGGCTCCCGGCGTGGCCGAGGTGAACCAGTCCTTCCAGCTCATCCTCGGCCTCGCCTTCGTGGTCGTCGCCGTCGTGATCGGCTTCTTCTTCCTCATCCTCACCGTCCAGAAGCTCGCTTCGCTGACGCTGCTCCGCGCCGTCGGGGCGTCCACCGGCTACCTGGTGCGGTCGCTCCTCGTGCAGATCGCCTTCGTCGTGGTCGGCGGCCTCGTCGTGGGCGTCGTGCTGACCGTGCTCGCCGTACAGGGTGCGTCGGCGGGCCTGCCGATCGCCATCTCCCCGACCACGCTCGCCGCCAGCGCGCTGGGTGTGATCGTGCTGGCGCTGCTCGGGTCCACCATCACGCTGCTACGGGTGCGGCGGATCGACCCTGCGTCGGTGGTCAGCCGACCGAGCCTCGGGGGGCTGGCGTGAAGCTCGGACTCGTCGAGCTCCTCCGCAAGCCGCTGCGCTTCGGCGTGGCCGGTTCCGCCCTCGTCCTGCTCACCGTCCTGCTCCTCTTCCTCGGGGGGCTGCTCGACGGGCTCTACCTCAGCTCCACCGGGGTGCTGCGGGCCCAACCCGCGGAGCTCGTGGTGTTCTCCGCCGACGCCCGCGAGTCGCTCATCCGGTCGCGCATCGACCCCGACGTCCGGGCCCGGGTCGAGGCGGTGCCGGGCGTCGAGCAGGCCGCCGGCCTCGGCATCGCCCTGGTCGGGGGACGTGTGCCCGGCGAGGACGACATCGCCAACCTCGCCGTCGTCGGCT is part of the Acidimicrobiales bacterium genome and encodes:
- a CDS encoding DEAD/DEAH box helicase, with translation MTTFSDLGVSPDYAAALAERGIASPFPIQELTIPDALAGRDVCGKAKTGSGKTLAFGLPVLERVKAAEPRRPRALILVPTRELAVQVCDELVAIGATRDVTVGAVYGGASMENQIKKLNKGVEVVVATPGRMIDLIDRKEVFLDDVAQVVLDEADRMADMGFLPQVEWILRHIPGQHQTLLFSATLDGVVDTLIKRYQTDPAMHEVASSQVTVEEMHHRFLHVHEMDRVKVAAAIVRNSHRTIVFVRTKRAADRVASDLRREGVEAASIHGDLRQSHREKALADFSADKLHVLVATDVAARGIHVDDVDVVIHFDPPEDAKAYLHRSGRTARAGESGVVVTLVLWNEELEIKRLQKRLKLEQPIVEVFSNDPRLADLVAWDPSTDPVGG
- a CDS encoding N-6 DNA methylase, whose translation is MVAEAADELGVHPTRLGPLGSGSAGADRRRLQEALAEGEAGPVVARRAAGRDGGVADLPDRLGAVHQVLVADGERRARGVHYTPGRAADEIVALALARWFESDAAVLPEVCDPSCGGGAFLLAAARALVGRGHPVEAVVPRLHGIEVDPLAALVAVAAVGAWVATVRPGGAEVGLPDVCTGDALGDDPWARLGRRPDVVVGNPPFGGQLTRRTARRGDEVVDAGRRLGRPAGYADTAALFLARALDEVATPGVVALLQPLSLLATRDAGVVRDRVGVGRLRDLWVPSGRLFDAAVAVCAPIVTTTDRPPGAHDGPDASGAVAVVGDGRRSLAVPRHRLAGRSTWSPLWAAVAGVPEVDLDPAVTVGDWCRATAGFRDEFYAVAALVAEDPAPDLIGPPSPGRSRVLTAGLVDPGATGWGRRPARLGGRRFAAPVLDVAAAAASPERRLAAAVAARCAPKVVVATQTRVVEAVVDDDGRYWPSVPLVSITLRIGRDDAHHRWSVAAALMAPPVTAWVLHEVGGAARSPGAVKVSARQVLTVPLPVDHGAWREGTNLLRRAEPSPPARRAALVEAAGALTAAYGVTGRDAAQLIDWWGSRLVGRGGTADGGR
- a CDS encoding ABC transporter permease — its product is MFLAGREIRRAKLRFGLLAGAVGLLVFLIMFQQALLGSLLKSFTGAIENQSATVLVYNAEARKNVAGSVIPPPVQQQVEAVDGVGASAPLGEATLTLEAGGELTDASVFGFTPGGPGDPTRLVEGRLPETATEAAASGEDADAGFGLGDTVTSVNGDVRLTIVGLTEESRFSVAPTIWVTFDGYTALRKAANPDAPAVLPSLIAITPADGVTPDELAARIGAQVEGVDALTRTQAVAEAPGVAEVNQSFQLILGLAFVVVAVVIGFFFLILTVQKLASLTLLRAVGASTGYLVRSLLVQIAFVVVGGLVVGVVLTVLAVQGASAGLPIAISPTTLAASALGVIVLALLGSTITLLRVRRIDPASVVSRPSLGGLA